The stretch of DNA ACCCTACCAAATCAAACactacataagaaaaatacaaacataactaATGCGATCAATACTAATACAAGTATACTAATATACAATATTTTGCACAATTCTTATAAACCCTACCGAACGACCCCTGAATCTATTCTATTCCCAAAGCCACATGATAACTACTGCAAAATAACACAAGCATTGACAAGGACGATGTAAAAACTACCCAGTAAAATGCTCTCAAGAGGTATAGGTAAGATAAAGGAGTTAAACTAGCACAATTTTTTGAGACCGATTAAAAGTCGTTTTTAATTAACATCAGTTGATTCTTCTTTTATCATATAAATTcgaattaaataatttatatcggTCCAGTTATTGATTATTAAGAATTAGAAGTATATGTTCGCTATTTTATttcgataaaaaataatattccaactctcttattttgattcGAACCAAGAGATGTCCATTAttcatttcatattttcattacATTTTGAATTCAGCACAAAGTTACACCATTCCACAAACTATACGAGGAAAAGAAAACATATATGCTGTTTATTGTCATAATTCAAACACTCCGGGACCATCAAGTAAAGAAAGATAAGTTTCAAGGGATGTTTTAATTAAATTTGGATATAGCTTGGCGGGCGATGCCTTTTATCTATTTTTGCCGCTTTGTCCTTTTCTGATAGTGCTCTAACGAAAGATGTGTATTTCCTGATTTACCCCTATAGTTATCGCCAAATCACCAAATTACCACGATGGGCCGGCATTCAAAAACCAAATATATTCGCCAGAGTCAGGATTTTCGTTAAGGGGGTTCAGAAATAAATATATGAACTAATCGAAGGGGGTGCAACATCTactgtatatataaaaaaataatttaaccatataaaaatagcaaaaaaatttCATCGGATGAATCCCTTAGCCAAATGTAGCTCCGGTCCTGTTTCCctgataatttatttaattaaatatgaaattcaaatttaaaagtttgaattttatgattttaaacaaTGTTACTTTCACATATGCTTtcaaacttaccaaactttcAATAATTATAACAAGAGACACATCACTCTTACGTAACTTTAATAtaggaaaaaaaactaaaattaaagcaATGCTTGACGCCTTCTTGAAAAGTTGATTTTTAGTACTACTGGTCTTCTGTTGTTGCTTTCAAACTAAGTTGCTGAACTTCATGTATTCACCCCCTATATATAAAGTAGGTAGGAGTACAATTTTGTGTGGACCAAAGTATTTCCATCAATTTCCATGGAATTATTAGTACAAAATGAACAACTAAGCTTGAATTGGTCAAACAATTCAGTACTAATAGCCTTTAAAATGTTCAGCAAATCCAAACCAAAGCATCAGTAGTTAAGCATCTTATCGTAAACTGTAGGAGTAGCTAGAAATTTTGTGAATAAGGGTGTCAAATGAGTTGGTTAAGTTGAATTTAAGTATATCAAATAGGTCAGTAAAAGTATTTTGCATTAGCACAATTTCGGTAAGGGTCGCACCACAAGCAAGTCAATAAATTGCCTAATTGCCCTTTGGTTACTTAGACTGCAATATGCTGAGCTAAAATCAGTTAAATAAAGGGTTATAGCCCAACTTGTCAAACTCTAACTAATTTCtaactaatttttaatttcattgtTGTTTTCATATAACTTGTTCAAGTATTTAGCAATtactttttgtttctttattattacTAAATATAACGTATCaaaccaaaaattatttttctttttttttaaaaaaaagtgacaAGATTTTTAAAGAGTCAATTTAACTACATATGAACTCAACTTTTAAATAGACAGAATTGACTGAGTCAAAATTGTTTTGAGTTGATAAATAAACTACTCAATTGTCATCCAAACTTAAATGGGACAAATATTTTCATAGACATATCAATCCTAATTTTGGACGTTGATATACACTATTGCTAACAACTACTAAAATTAGAGAAAgggtacaaatatatatatgcaatCAATTACATGATGACTATATTAGGATGGCCGGTGGACTCAATATTATTTGCTTTGATTAGGTCCCAACTTCTTTGGTTTTCCTATTTCCTTTTAAAAGAAAAGTGGAAAGAATTCAACATTTGGGAGGAGgggaaaaaaaaccaaaaaagattAGTAGTTATAGGTATGTCATAGCCAATTTGAATTTTGCTGTGATTGGTCATTACAATGATTTCCATTTCAAAATTAGTAATTAAAGCAATTGAAATGTCAGTGTATAAGAGTCCAACTACAAGCATCTTTCATTTGGATGTTGCTGTCTCGAGTCTCTTTAATATACGTCTGATGGTTTAATTTAAGGATTTGACTACTATAGTTTCTGTCCATCTCCTCTGTATTATAAGTTATAATAAacattgaaattatttatttatgcaacaaTAAATAAAGGGATTGGCAATTTGGCATGGCTCCTTAACTCTGTTGGACGGTTGTCTAAACTATGTTGTTCGTCATTTTCATCTCTATTTTGTTTAAACATGTACTTTAATCAAAACTCAATGATTACTTCCATTGTcggagaaaaaaaaatttaaagaagtgAACACGAACTAATCGGAGGGGTTCAACatagactatatatatataaaaaataattttaactatatataaatagtataatgtaCCCCAAAGAGGGTTTAGATGAACCTCCTAGTCATAAGCTGGCTCCGCACGAGCTTACTTCAgcttgatttgataaaattacataaacccacaacttaagtttcactaattacaaaaaatctcatctctccaaacatattacaaaaaattaattttttaagttaataCATAAACATagctttctatgtatatgttggccttattatgtatatgaatcggccttgttatgtatatgtcggccttgtCATATATAAAGGTTTCTATGTATATATcggccttgttatgtatatgaatcggaagagacaacaacaacaacaacaacaaacccagtgtattcccacttagtggggtctggggggggtaagatgtacgcagtccatacctctacctctgatgaagtagaaaggctgtttccgaaagacccccggctcaagtgacaagatatcacacaaacacatagtacagcacagaagcagctgacataacatagatatatttcttcttaatatttaagagttgaaaattaattaaatatatttatggtaaaaaaaatttcCGTATTAGAAGCCATCAcaatttttatatcttttctaatttaagagttgaaaattaattaaatatatttatggtaaaatgtttccttattaaaagtcatcaaaattaatgacaactgatactttttctattagtttaagaattctaactcaattaaatttgatttgaaCTAATCAAATGTTAACGTGCATTAAACTAGTAATTCCATTAAGgttgagatttatgttatttttactatTATCTCTGACCTGGGCTTCTAATGTTGTCTAGACCTTTTGCCTGGGGCCTATGATGAATTGGATTTAGCTAGCTTATTAGGGACCTATCGAAGTTCTCAGTTAGCCCATATCATCAATGTAGTTGAATTGTTATTTTGGGCCTTATACATCAGCTGGTCCATTTCCTCAAGGACAGATGGTGGTCTTGAACTTGAGTCCGTTTGTCCCAAGGTCAAAATTTAAAAGGTCAAACAttgttaaatttgaaattttgttcGCTAAAAGTTCAAGATTATCCACCTCTAAGGCCatttttataaatgaatattAGAAACCGATCATAACAGAGATCTCCAATAGTGGGCAAAATATGTTCTACTCTAGTAAATTTTGAAAGCAAAAATACAAAAACTTGTATGGAAAGACCTTTCATGTAATGACTCAATACTTAACAGTTGACAACTTATTCTAAAATTACTTCTTCAATGGTAGCATCGGGGTGCAATTGTTACCCATGGTGTTTAATAATGTgtttattggaaacaacctctctacttcttcggaggtggtatggactgcatacattttatcctcccagaccccactaggtgggaataccctggtatgttgttgttggtggtgtttaACAATGTGGCTTTGAGAGCAATATGCATGTGAATATTCCTTACATATAAGGTCCTCTTTCTTTGGGTTTCTGTATTTCAACCACCACCATACCATATGCTATTGTAAACATTTCATTATGAATAGTGCACAATCAAAAATAAGAAGCAACATCTTTTGCTTGCTAATCGAATCATGATATTATAACATTAAATGGTTATTGGGGAATATACCTCCTCTGCACTTCATGAACAGTAAAGAGATGAACATTTCATATCAGACCAAATTGTTATTGAGCAATATGCATCCTTTGCACTTCATGAACAACAGTAAGGTAAATGCTAAATTCAGAATATTCAATAGAGAATAAATGTTGAAGATGAATCCTATGAATACAATGTCAAGTATACTAAAGCGAACCACAAGTTTCTTACAATTTGCAGACATCAGAACAAATAGTACAGATGAATCCTATGAATAACGTGTCAAGTATAACAAAGACAGCTCTAATGCTCCGCATCATAATGAACGAGGTGGCTTTTCTAACAATGCAGAGAGGTAAACTTCATCCTTGCCCTTAGGAGCAATAGACCACTTATGCTTTTTGTACCTGAATTGCAATAACATGTACATAAAGTCATCCAGATCAGTCCTATTACAGAAGAATCGATCAATCCACAACAATCCCCCTGGTCTCAAAACGCGATCCCAGTCAAATAGGATGAAGTCCAACAGCTGAAGATCGATCCAACCGTCCATAAATCCAGCAGTGTGGATCGTATCCATAGTGTTATCGAAGAATGGAAGCCTCTGGTTCAATGTCACATAGAGTGGAATCAAACCCCTAAGTGCTATCGTCTCGCTGAAAGGAGCTCCAAGATTCAGTGCAGTTGAGATGATTGTCACATTCTGCTCTCTCATTCTTGCAGCAAAAGTCCCCGTACCAATACCAAAATCCAGACCAATTCTGATCTCTCCTGGCTTAACTGCCAATACATCTCTGATCAAGAAATCCACGGGAAGTGAAGAATTTGTTACCCATTTTAGCTCTTCTTTCTCCATTTCAAAACACCCGGTGCACTTAGTGTAGCCTCGTTTAGGATTCTTACCCGATAAGCACTCGTAGTTCCTGCAAAGGTAATTGTTCCACCTAACATTTCTCCCATCCGGGATCCTCCATAAGGACTCGTTCATTGGATAAGGCTTCTGATAGAGCTTAGAGGCCCTTGCCAAACACCGTCTCCTTGGCAAAGGATCGCAGCCATTAATCATAAGCTTCTGAGCAATGTTCCAATCATCTTTACAATATGaaccaatatcataatccataTATTCCTCCAATTCTTTCTTCATCGACACACAAGCATGCCCTATCGTGTTATAAATCTTCTGCGTCCCAAAAATATTAACCTTCTTATGTCTATTCTCCTTCGGGGTGATATACTTTCGAATCTCCTCAATCACAAAGTTATTAATCAAGGGATCTTCTTTAATTGTTACATTCCCAATCCCTTCAACTCTAGGCATCCTAATTTGCCTAAGGGCAATATGAGCAGAGTATAAAGGCTTAATCACCTCTTCTTCCAAGAACCTCTTGTATTCCAATTTGGGAATACTCCCTTTCTGTAACTCATCTTTGTTCTTCTCCATCTCTTGTACAATCAATTCAAATTTGTCTTGCAAACTCTCCATCTTATCGAGCACTTCATCAACGCGAGAACTCAGTGCCCTTATATCGAAACTATCATAAACATCCTTTACTCCATAAAAATGGCGGCATATATCCTCATCGTGTAAGAAAAATCCAGCAGAATAAAACCTAAACAAACTCGAAAGACTCACGAGTATAACAAGTGAACCTAGCACAAACTGAATGCAACCCATTACTCTTCCTAATCTACATTTTCTAAAGCAAATGATGGACTCACCCATCCTCAATCAAtactaaaatttcaataattcTATCCTACAATTTTCCCAATAATCAAATGAAACCAAAAACAGAAGATTTAATATCAAATTAAGTTCATTTTCTATAAGCAGACCAAATACTGTTAATTACCTGGTTTTAGCACCAAGTGACATTGGACAACAACTACTACGACGTCTTAGTTCCAAACAAGTTGGGGTCGGCAAGGAAGTAAGAAACAGTAATAAAAACTCAAAGAGTTAGCACTAAGTTGATCTAAAACTTCCAATGAAATGACGTACATTAGCTTAAAAGTCAGCATTAAAAATTGCTTGAAACAAACACCAAGTGAACTAAAGAGCTGGAAAATCTTGAACATTAAGTTTATAACACATACGGGCATGTTCATGAACTAGGATAAAGCGCAAATCACGTCAAGGAAACAGCAAAAAAGCACTAAAATCTAAGCACACAAATGGGtgttaaattaatataatttgagATAATCAACTGATATAAGACTTAAGAAATAATTGCTACACATTTCTCAAGGATATACAAAAATGTATTATATTTATGTAAGATTATTAAAATATAAGTACATATTAACGTTGACTTTGCGGTGGAAAGTGGGTGGATGAGCATGGTGGGTTAGGTTTGGGATGATGAAAAATGAGAATATATAGTTGCTTGTGGTGGCAAAGCTTAAGGTCTTCGACCGTTAAAGTTCCATTTGGTATAAAATTCAGGTTTTGGCAGTTCAAGTTTTTCTAGCTATGACAAAGAGATTGTTCTGTAGCTGTATGAAAGTTATAAAAAAATTCGACGAAATAGTTGAGATGCAcataaactgataaaaaaaagGCATACTAGTGATTATTGTAAGAACTGATTAAGATTTGAGTTAGTACGTAACATATTGCTGAATCTACAATTTTTGGTTCCAATAGATaggaattttctataaatatattatttaatatttattaactaGGTGTACATGCTTAGGGGACGCTGAGCATTCCACTATGAATAATTTTTGTCCATATGTCTCGTTTACATGCACATGTCCATGGGCAAACGTTGGAGAGCCATCTTATCCACTGAACTAGCTAGAAGCTTATTGCTTCAAGTCGAAACACTAAAAGGAAAGAACTGAAAGTTGGGGTTCGAGTCTAGTTGGAGGATCATTTCATTCTCGTAACAAAAATGAATGTACTGCAAGAACAAGTTGCTCCCTTGCCATGAAAGGCCCATGCACGCCGCCCGCCTATGCCAACTGAACTATCCCTAATTGACAGAACCTTTCGCTACAAACACTTGAAAAAGTAGCTTTCAAGGTCTCCTCGCTTCGGTGAATCACTTGAGCCCTGTTGGATCCTTAGTTTTGATAGTGGCCCAAGATGCTTTTTGCTCTTATTCAAAGCCCTTACAAAGGATAAAGCTTATTGGCCTCAGTCCAAGACTGACAAATTTGTCAAGTAATTGAAAGACCAGCCATAAAAACTTGCACGTTTTGGGATTGGGGGATATCTACTATTCCTCTCAGCCTGCTTAATGCCAACTGAACTATTGGATCCATAGTTTTGCCACTAGCCCAAGTTGCTATTTGCTTTTATTCAAAGCCCACAAACTCTAATTCGCAAGTTTAAGTTGTCCAACATATGATGAAAATATATTTACTTTTGCAATTGGGGAAATTGTTGAAGTAAGGAAATACTACTAAGTATTAGTTAAATGATCATATGAGAAATCAACTCAAAGGAAGAACTAAAGCATTATAGGAGAAATGAATAGAAtatatgaaacaaaatttaaaaatgcttaaaagtcaaaaacatctaaaaataagtCAATCTAAACACCTTCTAAGTATAATTTAGAGATAAATTACCTTTCTTAtccatttctttccttttcataaTCCTCCACTAGTCAACCTccaatcataaaaattaaaattgaacatGTTTAGACATAGTAGAGCATAAGAAACTATTGAACACAAACTTTACATTCCTATATGAAAATATGCTTAATCACCAAGTTTAAATATGGAACTCGCAAAACATTGATAGCTCAGGGGTTTTAgggtgtatgtgtatgtgtatatatatacatatatatatatataactaatctTTAAAATGTGGaactttaccatatatatatatatatatatatatatatatataactagtctTTAAAATGTGGAACTTTACCATATAATCAATATACCCCAATCTAGAAATGTTATTAGAGTTTAGAGAGGAATCTTGTCATTAATAAAGAATCAGGCAGGGGCAAGAATTCATCTGGTCCCCattttacatttttctttgtTCTTGTTGTTTCAACAGTAAGATACTCCACAGGTTCCCAAAAATTAACGTGGTGCTTGAGAGTCTCTTTATGgattttcacataaaaatgactTTGAAAACCTATAAAGTTGCTAACCCTATATATGTATCAATAAGAGAAGCTTGCTATTTCTTTaaaatagtactccctccgtctcatatTACTTTGCATGTTTGCCTTTTCCACaattattaagaagaaattaataAGGGGAGCAAATTGACTAACATGATTCTATTAAACTTACATTAAATATTGTCATTACCCATTGGAGTTAATTACTCTTTCATTAAATTActaagagtaaagttgaaaaaatgtGTCTAATTATCTCTAGATTTTTTAAACATAcaaattattttgagataatttttttttttttttaacaaacatGTCAAGTAATATGAGACGAGAGTACACTATTACTCCTACTACTTTATTCTTAAACAATACTATCAACTAAGAATATATTAAGCTAATTATTAGCAAAAGCAAGATGGTCAGTCCAATAAGAATGTTCTTCACAACTACAATATAAACATTGATAACATAAGTAATTAGGGATCCAATAACAATTGGGTTCTCCATAGATTGTTTATACATATTAAGTGAATTTCtaacataaatacataactgatcCAAATTTACCGAGTTCTACCACGTCCATAAGACCATAACTTATGGTGTTAATtgattacacacacacacactgcaGCAAATGTTACAATATATTGAAGGGGACAAAGCAGAATCTGCAGTAAATTAATTAACTTCATCACGTGGTGCTACAgtaagcttaattattattagtacAAAGTTTTAAAACGTAAAAATAGGTACAAATGcaaataaagttgaaattaatTAAGGGTTGTGCCGACAATATATAGTGAGAAAGCTCGACAAAAACCTAAATCTTATGAGGTAATCAAAACACTAGGGCTTCGTATTAGTGAATCATTTTTGCTCTTTACTTAGAGTACATGCAAACGTGCATCAATGTCGTCCATTCATTTCAATGAGTAATATCTTAATTAAACCAGTTTAAGGAAATTAATAGTAATTATTTTAATAGGGGACTTGGGGGGAGGGGGACCATTTTGTACCCTGATGGATGACTAAAAAGCTTTACAGGTTTTTAGCTTTTGAAAGGATGTTTTCCCCAAAACATCTTGAATTAGTGGATTCGATTAGATTTTcacttaataat from Capsicum annuum cultivar UCD-10X-F1 unplaced genomic scaffold, UCD10Xv1.1 ctg4021, whole genome shotgun sequence encodes:
- the LOC107839584 gene encoding probable methyltransferase At1g29790, with translation MGESIICFRKCRLGRVMGCIQFVLGSLVILVSLSSLFRFYSAGFFLHDEDICRHFYGVKDVYDSFDIRALSSRVDEVLDKMESLQDKFELIVQEMEKNKDELQKGSIPKLEYKRFLEEEVIKPLYSAHIALRQIRMPRVEGIGNVTIKEDPLINNFVIEEIRKYITPKENRHKKVNIFGTQKIYNTIGHACVSMKKELEEYMDYDIGSYCKDDWNIAQKLMINGCDPLPRRRCLARASKLYQKPYPMNESLWRIPDGRNVRWNNYLCRNYECLSGKNPKRGYTKCTGCFEMEKEELKWVTNSSLPVDFLIRDVLAVKPGEIRIGLDFGIGTGTFAARMREQNVTIISTALNLGAPFSETIALRGLIPLYVTLNQRLPFFDNTMDTIHTAGFMDGWIDLQLLDFILFDWDRVLRPGGLLWIDRFFCNRTDLDDFMYMLLQFRYKKHKWSIAPKGKDEVYLSALLEKPPRSL